One genomic segment of Vicia villosa cultivar HV-30 ecotype Madison, WI unplaced genomic scaffold, Vvil1.0 ctg.000148F_1_1, whole genome shotgun sequence includes these proteins:
- the LOC131624698 gene encoding uncharacterized protein LOC131624698 isoform X1, with the protein MEQRKLMVTGIPWDVDNEGLKEYMSKFGDLEDCYVIKERSTGRSRGFGYVTFTSLDDAKKVLSSEHILGNRMLEVKVATPKDEMRAPVKKVSRIFVARIAPSVTEAVFRSHFEKYGDIIDLFMPKGRGSKPHRGIGFITFASADSVESLMKEIHELGGSDLVVDRATPKEDDFKPIGRTRTSQGGYGAYNNAYISAPTRYEALGAPTMYDHPSSIYGRGEPVRGMSKKIFVGHLPPEATTEDLRLYFGRFGHILDVYIPRDVNKSGHRGFGFVTFADYGVADHVSQRSHEICGHQVAIDSAAPLDYAGPSGNTMVTSMDSFRAYGAPARPYFDQSPARPYFDQSSARPYFDRSSIRPYFDRSSIRPYFDRSSVRPYVDQSPVRPYGRMYDNLDLDNWGYGVASRRPSRADWRYRPY; encoded by the exons ATGGAGCAGCGAAAGCTTATG GTTACGGGTATCCCGTGGGACGTTGATAATGAGGGCTTGAAAGAATATATGAGCAAATTTGGTGACCTAGAAGATTGTTATGTTATAAAG GAGCGGTCAACTGGCCGGTCTCGCGGTTTTGGATATGTAACATTTACATCATTGGATGATGCTAAG AAAGTGCTATCCAGTGAACACATTCTTGGCAATAGGATGCTGGAAGTCAAAGTGGCCACACCAAAG GATGAAATGAGGGCACCAGTCAAAAAGGTTTCCAGAATCTTTGTGGCAAGGATTGCCCCATCAGTAACAGAAGCAGTTTTTAGGAG TCATTTTGAGAAATACGGTGATATAATAGATTTGTTTATGCCAAAG GGTCGAGGATCTAAACCACATCGAGGAATTGGTTTTATCACTTTTGCAAGTGCAG ATTCTGTAGAGAGCTTGATGAAAGAAATCCATGAACTGGGAGGATCTGATTTGGTGGTTGATCGAGCAACACCTAAG GAAGATGATTTCAAGCCAATTGGCAGAACCAGAACGTCACAAGGAGGATATGGTGCATATAATAATGCTTATATTTCTGCACCAACTAGATATGAAGCACTTGGTGCTCCGACTATGTATGACCATCCCAGTTCAATTTATGGAA GGGGAGAGCCTGTTCGTGGAATGAGCAAAAAGATTTTTGTTGGCCATCTTCCCCCGGAGGCAACCACAGAGGATCTTCGcctgtattttggaagatttggcCATATTTTAGATGTTTATATTCCTAGG GATGTCAATAAATCTGGTCATAGAGGCTTTGGTTTTGTGACTTTTGCGGACTATGGTGTTGCAGATCATGTCTCTCAAAGATCTCATGAAATTTGTGGACATCAG GTTGCTATAGATTCAGCCGCACCTCTTGATTATGCAGGGCCTAGTGGCAATACTATGGTGACTAGTATGGATTCTTTCAGGGCATATGGCGCTCCTGCGAGGCCATATTTTGATCAAAGTCCTGCGAGGCCATATTTTGATCAAAGTTCTGCAAGGCCTTATTTTGATCGAAGTTCTATAAGGCCTTATTTTGATCGAAGTTCTATAAGGCCTTATTTTGATCGAAGTTCTGTAAGGCCTTATGTTGATCAAAGTCCCGTGAGGCCTTATGGGAGGATGTACGATAACTTGGATCTCGATAAT TGGGGTTATGGAGTTGCTAGTAGAAGACCATCAAGAGCAGATTGGAGGTATAGACCATACTAG
- the LOC131624698 gene encoding uncharacterized protein LOC131624698 isoform X2 gives MEQRKLMVTGIPWDVDNEGLKEYMSKFGDLEDCYVIKERSTGRSRGFGYVTFTSLDDAKKVLSSEHILGNRMLEVKVATPKGRGSKPHRGIGFITFASADSVESLMKEIHELGGSDLVVDRATPKEDDFKPIGRTRTSQGGYGAYNNAYISAPTRYEALGAPTMYDHPSSIYGRGEPVRGMSKKIFVGHLPPEATTEDLRLYFGRFGHILDVYIPRDVNKSGHRGFGFVTFADYGVADHVSQRSHEICGHQVAIDSAAPLDYAGPSGNTMVTSMDSFRAYGAPARPYFDQSPARPYFDQSSARPYFDRSSIRPYFDRSSIRPYFDRSSVRPYVDQSPVRPYGRMYDNLDLDNWGYGVASRRPSRADWRYRPY, from the exons ATGGAGCAGCGAAAGCTTATG GTTACGGGTATCCCGTGGGACGTTGATAATGAGGGCTTGAAAGAATATATGAGCAAATTTGGTGACCTAGAAGATTGTTATGTTATAAAG GAGCGGTCAACTGGCCGGTCTCGCGGTTTTGGATATGTAACATTTACATCATTGGATGATGCTAAG AAAGTGCTATCCAGTGAACACATTCTTGGCAATAGGATGCTGGAAGTCAAAGTGGCCACACCAAAG GGTCGAGGATCTAAACCACATCGAGGAATTGGTTTTATCACTTTTGCAAGTGCAG ATTCTGTAGAGAGCTTGATGAAAGAAATCCATGAACTGGGAGGATCTGATTTGGTGGTTGATCGAGCAACACCTAAG GAAGATGATTTCAAGCCAATTGGCAGAACCAGAACGTCACAAGGAGGATATGGTGCATATAATAATGCTTATATTTCTGCACCAACTAGATATGAAGCACTTGGTGCTCCGACTATGTATGACCATCCCAGTTCAATTTATGGAA GGGGAGAGCCTGTTCGTGGAATGAGCAAAAAGATTTTTGTTGGCCATCTTCCCCCGGAGGCAACCACAGAGGATCTTCGcctgtattttggaagatttggcCATATTTTAGATGTTTATATTCCTAGG GATGTCAATAAATCTGGTCATAGAGGCTTTGGTTTTGTGACTTTTGCGGACTATGGTGTTGCAGATCATGTCTCTCAAAGATCTCATGAAATTTGTGGACATCAG GTTGCTATAGATTCAGCCGCACCTCTTGATTATGCAGGGCCTAGTGGCAATACTATGGTGACTAGTATGGATTCTTTCAGGGCATATGGCGCTCCTGCGAGGCCATATTTTGATCAAAGTCCTGCGAGGCCATATTTTGATCAAAGTTCTGCAAGGCCTTATTTTGATCGAAGTTCTATAAGGCCTTATTTTGATCGAAGTTCTATAAGGCCTTATTTTGATCGAAGTTCTGTAAGGCCTTATGTTGATCAAAGTCCCGTGAGGCCTTATGGGAGGATGTACGATAACTTGGATCTCGATAAT TGGGGTTATGGAGTTGCTAGTAGAAGACCATCAAGAGCAGATTGGAGGTATAGACCATACTAG
- the LOC131624698 gene encoding uncharacterized protein LOC131624698 isoform X3 has protein sequence MLEVKVATPKDEMRAPVKKVSRIFVARIAPSVTEAVFRSHFEKYGDIIDLFMPKGRGSKPHRGIGFITFASADSVESLMKEIHELGGSDLVVDRATPKEDDFKPIGRTRTSQGGYGAYNNAYISAPTRYEALGAPTMYDHPSSIYGRGEPVRGMSKKIFVGHLPPEATTEDLRLYFGRFGHILDVYIPRDVNKSGHRGFGFVTFADYGVADHVSQRSHEICGHQVAIDSAAPLDYAGPSGNTMVTSMDSFRAYGAPARPYFDQSPARPYFDQSSARPYFDRSSIRPYFDRSSIRPYFDRSSVRPYVDQSPVRPYGRMYDNLDLDNWGYGVASRRPSRADWRYRPY, from the exons ATGCTGGAAGTCAAAGTGGCCACACCAAAG GATGAAATGAGGGCACCAGTCAAAAAGGTTTCCAGAATCTTTGTGGCAAGGATTGCCCCATCAGTAACAGAAGCAGTTTTTAGGAG TCATTTTGAGAAATACGGTGATATAATAGATTTGTTTATGCCAAAG GGTCGAGGATCTAAACCACATCGAGGAATTGGTTTTATCACTTTTGCAAGTGCAG ATTCTGTAGAGAGCTTGATGAAAGAAATCCATGAACTGGGAGGATCTGATTTGGTGGTTGATCGAGCAACACCTAAG GAAGATGATTTCAAGCCAATTGGCAGAACCAGAACGTCACAAGGAGGATATGGTGCATATAATAATGCTTATATTTCTGCACCAACTAGATATGAAGCACTTGGTGCTCCGACTATGTATGACCATCCCAGTTCAATTTATGGAA GGGGAGAGCCTGTTCGTGGAATGAGCAAAAAGATTTTTGTTGGCCATCTTCCCCCGGAGGCAACCACAGAGGATCTTCGcctgtattttggaagatttggcCATATTTTAGATGTTTATATTCCTAGG GATGTCAATAAATCTGGTCATAGAGGCTTTGGTTTTGTGACTTTTGCGGACTATGGTGTTGCAGATCATGTCTCTCAAAGATCTCATGAAATTTGTGGACATCAG GTTGCTATAGATTCAGCCGCACCTCTTGATTATGCAGGGCCTAGTGGCAATACTATGGTGACTAGTATGGATTCTTTCAGGGCATATGGCGCTCCTGCGAGGCCATATTTTGATCAAAGTCCTGCGAGGCCATATTTTGATCAAAGTTCTGCAAGGCCTTATTTTGATCGAAGTTCTATAAGGCCTTATTTTGATCGAAGTTCTATAAGGCCTTATTTTGATCGAAGTTCTGTAAGGCCTTATGTTGATCAAAGTCCCGTGAGGCCTTATGGGAGGATGTACGATAACTTGGATCTCGATAAT TGGGGTTATGGAGTTGCTAGTAGAAGACCATCAAGAGCAGATTGGAGGTATAGACCATACTAG
- the LOC131624699 gene encoding uncharacterized protein LOC131624699, with protein MELSNTVSVINKGSSSVSSNNMGSFPSPGAPYYRERTRRYENNKGWSSERVSKQTNDNGSRRHTMSGLTPFSGGRTMPSKWDEAERWICSPVSASYADSRRNSRTQQKLQQRRPKSISGPIVPPLPPGVACYSNYSPLAQQLRQGFVVRNLMVSSPFSTGVLAPVAVSVRHYEEHDGNEESERSLVPRYDKGTQMSPTETENDVDSSPKSSATSAIDQEDCYYPKLEVRDVEVDSEATVMRGSKRHGTKSIKNDLMHRSELRENSVQVSDWDIEESTLDTSKLRREEAKIAAWENLQKAKAEAAMRKLEMKLEKKRSSTMDKILKKLRRAQLKAESMRSLVPVQQEHHTSKICKVFSFPKYVQMRSLSSCFSSQTQ; from the exons ATGGAACTCTCTAACACAGTGAGTGTCATAAACAAGGGTTCTTCTTCTGTTTCCTCAAACAATATGGGTTCTTTTCCAAGTCCAGGAGCACCGTATTACAGAGAGAGAACAAGAAGGTATGAGAACAACAAGGGATGGAGCTCAGAGAGAGTATCAAAGCAAACAAACGACAACGGCAGTAGAAGACACACTATGTCAGGTTTAACACCTTTCAGTGGTGGAAGAACAATGCCATCGAAATGGGATGAAGCTGAGAGATGGATTTGTAGTCCAGTTTCAGCATCATATGCTGATAGCAGAAGAAACTCACGTACACAACAAAAGCTTCAACAAAGAAGACCCAAGTCAATAAGTGGTCCAATTGTTCCTCCTCTGCCTCCTGGAGTGGCTTGTTACTCAAATTATTCGCCTTTGGCGCAACAACTGAGACAAGGTTTTGTTGTGAGGAATTTAATGGTTAGCTCACCTTTTTCAACAGGAGTGTTGGCACCTGTTGCTGTTTCTGTTCGCCATTATGAGGAACATGATGGAAATGAGGAAAGTGAGAGATCTCTTGTTCCAAGATATGATAAAGGTACTCAAATGAGTCCTACAGAAACTGAGAATGATGTAGATTCATCTCCGAAATCTTCTGCCACTTCGGCCATAGATCAAGAAGATTGCTATTATCCTAAACTAGAAGTCAGAGATGTGGAGGTTGACAGTGAAGCTACTGTTATGAGGGGATCCAAGAGACATGGAACCAAATCGATCAAAAATGACTTAATGCATAGATCAGAATTGAGAGAGAATAGTGTTCAAGTTTCAGATTGGGATATTGAAGAATCAACCTTGGACACTTCCAA GTTACGGAGAGAGGAAGCCAAAATCGCTGCTTGGGAGAATTTGCAGAAAGCAAAAGCTGAAGCTGCAATGCGGAAACTCGAG ATGAAATTGGAGAAGAAAAGATCTTCAACGATGGATAAGATTCTGAAAAAGCTTAGAAGGGCGCAGTTGAAAGCAGAAAGTATGAGAAGCTTAGTACCTGTACAACAGGAACATCACACTTCCAAGATTTGCAAAGTATTTTCATTCCCTAAATATGTCCAGATGAGGTCTCTAAGCAGCTGCTTCAGTAGCCAAACTCAGTGA